The proteins below come from a single Cyprinus carpio isolate SPL01 unplaced genomic scaffold, ASM1834038v1 S000006678, whole genome shotgun sequence genomic window:
- the LOC109064088 gene encoding gastrula zinc finger protein XlCGF57.1-like, protein MEESEESEELSEVEEKHHENPGEKPLSRSKTKKTFLKKRRVKKSLTCSQCGKSFTTKQSLDVHMRIHTGEKPFTCDLCGTSFTQKIHLTKHIKIHTGEKPFMCDQCEKRFTNKNSLELHVRVHARQKPLTCDECGKRFKCQKNLEVHMRIHAGEKPFTCSQCGKSFTNKRNFDGHMRVHTGEKPFTCNQCGKSFTQEPHLTGHMRIHTGEKPHACDQCGKSFTHSAQLKRHMRVHTGEKPFTCDQCGKSFPYKQCLDLHMSIHTGEKPFMCDQCEKSFSNKQCLELHMRIHTGERPYACDQCGKGFTQSPHLKEHMKIHTGAKPYVCDQCEKIFTYKSGLTVHMRIHTGEKPYACDHCGRRFLAASHLKSHLTVHTKEKPHSCSDCGKSFSLLQSLKGHQKIHTGEKSYMCFECGKTFISANSLKLHQRTHTGEKPYKCSHCDKRFSQTASLRMHERIHSREKPHTCDQCEKSFAFKHHLKIHMKIHAAEKPDQRSLRSRPDDVNKKDKTNRIKKNLSLSLSVKKD, encoded by the exons ATGGAAGAAAGCGAGGAGAGTGAAGAACTGAGTGAAGTGGAGGAGAAACATCACGAGAACCCTGGAGAAAAACCTTTGAGTCGCTCAAAgactaaaaagacatttttaaagaaaagaagagtcAAGAAATCTTtgacctgctctcagtgtggaaagagtttcacaaccaaacaaagtcttgatgttcacatgaggatccacactggagagaaaccgttcacatgtGATCTGTGCGGGACAAGcttcacacaaaaaatacatcTTACAAAACACATCAagatccacaccggagagaagccgttcatGTGTGATCAGTGTGAGAAGAGATTCACAAACAAGAATAGTCTTGAGCTTCACGTGAGAGTTCATGCTCGCCAGAAACCGCTGACGTGTGATGAGTGTGGAAAGAGATTCAAGTGCCAGAAGAATCTTGAGGTTCACATGAGAATCCACGCTGGAGAAAAGCCGttcacctgctctcagtgtggaaagagtttcacaaacAAACGTAATTTTGATggtcacatgagagttcacaccggagagaaaccgttcacatgtaatcagtgcgggaagagcttCACACAGGAACCACATCTTACTggtcacatgaggatccacaccggagagaagcctcaCGCATgcgatcagtgcgggaagagcttCACACATTCAGCACAACTCAAGagacacatgagagttcacaccggagagaagccgttcacatgtgatcagtgcgggaagagcttCCCATATAAACAATGTCTGGATCTTCACATGAgcatccacaccggagagaaaccattcatgtgtgatcagtgtgaaaagagcttctcaaacaaacaatgtcttgaacttcac atgaggatccacacggGAGAAAGACCGTatgcatgtgatcagtgtggaaagggtttcACACAATCACCACACCTTAAAgaacacatgaaaatccacaccgGAGCGAAACCATACGTGTGTGATCAGTGTGAAAAGATATTCACATACAAATCTGGTCTTACtgttcacatgaggatccacaccggagagaagccgtaTGCATGTGATCACTGCGGCAGAAGATTTCTTGCGGCATCACACCTGAAGAGTCACCTGACAGTTCATACGAAGGAGAAGCCGCATTCATGTTCTgattgtggaaagagtttttcactgcTGCAAAGTTTGAAAGGACATCAGAAAATACACACCGGTGAAAAATcttacatgtgctttgagtgtgggaagacttttatttcagcaaactcTTTAAAACTGCACCAGAggactcacactggagagaaaccttacaagtgttcacactgtgacaagagattcagtcagactgcaagtctgagaatgcatgAGAGGATCCACAGCAGAGAGAAACCACACACGTGTGATCAGTGCGAGAAGAGTTTCGCTTTTAAACATCACCTGAAGATACACATGAAGATCCATGCAGCGGAGAAACCAGATCAGCGCAGTCTGAGATCACG ACCTGATGACGTGAACAAGAAAGATAAAACAAACAGGAtcaaaaaaaatctgtcactttCCCTTAGTGTAAAAAAAGATTGA